The proteins below are encoded in one region of Triticum aestivum cultivar Chinese Spring chromosome 1B, IWGSC CS RefSeq v2.1, whole genome shotgun sequence:
- the LOC123099848 gene encoding probable auxin efflux carrier component 3b: protein MISWHDLYTVLTAMVPLYVAMILAYGSVRWWGVITADQCAGINRFVAVFAVPLLSFKVISGSNLYAMDLRFAAADTLQKLLVLASLAVWSRLPVPFAGLDWSITLFSSATMPNTLIMGIPLLVAMYGRHAGDLMVQIVVLQCIIWCTLLLFLFEFRAARLLISGRFPAAAVADVRVDPDVVSLDGSHAEAQAEVAPDGSMRVVVRRSAASVSRRSLHNGAAAGMSPPRGSNLTGMEIYSVSSSRNHTPRGSSSFTHGDFSATTGGGGGAAPALPPPPPPHGAVRASSFGAADLFSLHSSRQHTPRPSASYDEHAPRGRSAAAVAPVDDPKDNVHMFDWSSGASGASEVSGLPVFRSSTKESGRRRAPSDTTSINSDSSRSNRPGATGGERVKSEAATQESLERLEAGTEAAEKEQEQDETKKDGGEVGKPPASVMLRLILTMVWRRLIRNPNTYASVVGLVWSLIEFRYHVTMPAIVAKSISILSDAGLGMAMFSLGLFMALQPKLIACGKSAAASTMAVRFLLGPAVMAVSSAAVGLRGTLLRIAVVQAALPQGIVPFVFAKEYNLHAAILCTGVIFGMLIAVPIVLLYYIILGLL from the exons ATGATCTCGTGGCATGATCTGTACACGGTGCTGACGGCGATGGTGCCGCTGTACGTGGCGATGATCCTGGCGTACGGCTCCGTGCGGTGGTGGGGGGTGATCACGGCGGACCAGTGCGCCGGGATCAACCGCTTCGTCGCCGTCTTCGCCGTCCCGCTGCTCTCCTTCAAGGTCATCTCCGGCAGCAACCTGTACGCCATGGACCTGCGCTTCGCCGCCGCCGACACGCTGCAGAAGCTCCTCGtcctcgcctcgctcgccgtctGGTCCCGCCTCCCCGTCCCCTTCGCCGGCCTCGACTGGTCCATCACGCTCTTCTCCTCCGCGACCATGCCCAACACGCTCATCATGGGCATCCCGCTCCTCGTCGCCATGTACGGCCGCCACGCCGGCGACCTCATGGTGCAGATCGTCGTGCTCCAGTGCATCATCTGGTGCACGCTGCTGCTCTTCCTCTTCGAGTTCCGCGCCGCGCGCCTGCTCATCTCGGGCAGGttcccggccgccgccgtcgcggaCGTGCGCGTCGACCCCGACGTCGTGTCGCTCGACGGCAGCCACGCCGAGGCGCAGGCCGAGGTCGCGCCCGACGGGAGCATGCGCGTCGTCGTGCGCCGGTCCGCGGCGTCGGTCTCCCGTCGCTCCCTCCACAACGGCGCCGCGGCGGGGATGTCGCCGCCGCGCGGGTCGAACCTGACCGGCATGGAGATCTACTCGGTGAGCTCGTCGAGGAACCACACGCCCAGGGGCTCCTCCAGCTTCACCCACGGCGACTTCTCAGCGACCACGGGAGGCGGGGGCGGCGCCGCGcccgctctgccgccgccgccgccgccgcacggcgCGGTGCGCGCGTCCAGCTTCGGCGCGGCCGACCTGTTCTCGCTGCACTCGTCGCGGCAGCACACGCCGAGGCCGTCCGCCAGCTACGACGAGCACGCGCCGCGGGGCAGATCGGCGGCGGCCGTGGCGCCGGTGGACGACCCCAAGGACAACGTGCACATGTTCGACTGGAGCTCCGGCGCGTCCGGCGCGTCCGAGGTGAGCGGCCTGCCGGTCTTCCGCAGCAGCACCAAGGAAAGCGGCCGCCGGCGTGCCCCCTCCGACACGACGTCCATCAACTCCGACTCCTCCAGAT CGAACCGGCCGGGGGCGACCGGCGGCGAGCGCGTCAAGTCCGAGGCGGCCACGCAGGAGTCGCTGGAGAGGCTGGAGGCCGGCACGGAGGCGGCGGAGAAGGAGCAGGAGCAGGATGAGACGAAGAAGGACGGCGGCGAGGTGGGAAAGCCGCCGGCGAGCGTGATGCTGCGGCTGATCCTGACCATGGTGTGGCGCCGGCTGATCCGGAACCCCAACACGTACGCCAGCGTCGTCGGCCTCGTCTGGTCACTCATCGAGTTCCG GTACCACGTCACCATGCCGGCGATCGTGGCCAAGTCCATCTCCATCCTCTCCGACGCGGGGCTGGGGATGGCCATGTTCAGCCTGGGGCTGTTCATGGCCCTGCAGCCCAAGCTCATCGCCTGCGGCAAATCGGCCGCGGCGTCCACCATGGCCGTCCGCTTCCTGCTCGGCCCGGCGGTCATGGCCGTCTCCTCCGCCGCCGTCGGCCTCCGAGGCACGCTGCTGCGCATCGCCGTTGTCCAG GCCGCTCTGCCGCAAGGGATCGTGCCGTTCGTCTTCGCCAAAGAGTACAACCTCCACGCCGCCATTCTGTGCACCGG GGTCATATTTGGCATGCTAATAGCTGTTCCGATCGTCCTCCTCTACTACATCATCCTTGGGCTGCTATGA